DNA sequence from the Ogataea parapolymorpha DL-1 chromosome II, whole genome shotgun sequence genome:
CAACGTAGAGAGACTTGTCGATCTCAGCAGGAATAGGCTTGATCTCGGTTCCGAGTTCTTGTTCAATTTTGTACAAGTTGAATCTATCGTTCCAGTTGATGAGGTTGATGGCGATACCGAAATGGCCAAATCTACCAGATCTTCCAATTCTGTGCAAATAAGTTTCAGCAGTCTTTGGGAAGTCGAAATTCACCACCACGTTGACTGCCTGGATATCGATACCTCTGGTAAGCAAGTCAGAACAAACCAAGTTTCTGACTTTCCCTTGTCTGAACTCGTGGAAGACCTTGTTTCTTGCAGCCTGAGGCATCTTGGCGTGGGAGTAGTAGCAAGAGTAGTCAAGTtctgtgattttcttggAGAGCAGCTCCACTCTGTTGGTGGAGTTGCAGAAAATGATCGATTGGTTGATTTGTAGTTTGGAAAAGAGAGTGTTCAGACAGtgcagtttctgcttttcCTCCACAAAGGCATAATACTGGGTGATACCCTTCAAGGTAAGTTCGTCCATCAAATTAATTTCGTAAGGCTTGTAGAGGTGCTGGTCCATAAATGATTTGACGGCTAGAGGGAATGTGGCACTGAAGAGCAGCGACTGGTAGCCATTGCCCTTTCCGGACGACGACTGAGGGAAGAACTTGAGGATCTGCTCGATAATGTTTTTAAACTCGCGCGATAACATCTTGTCGGCTTCGTCCATAACAAACATGCGACATTCGTCAAATTCGGCCAATTTTCTAGATGCTAGGTCCAGCACTCTTCCTGGAGTACCCACCAGAACGTGCACTGGCTCGTGCAATCTCATAATATCATCTCTGAGCGAGGTTCCTCCAGTAGTGACCATGACCTGGATACCCAGATGGGCTCCCAAAGTCTTGACGACCTGAGACGTTTGAAGAGCCAATTCTCTAGTAGGAACGAGAATTAGCGCCTGTATTTTGTTCACTTTCGgtttcagcttctccagagTTGGAATCACAAAGGCTGCCGTTTTACCTGTTCCGTTTTTCGCTCTAGCGAGAATGTCTCTGCCCATTAATGCCACCGGgatggcttcttcttggatGGGCGACGGTTTTTCGAAGCCTGCCTCGAAAATGCCCATGAGAAGTTCTCGTTTGAGATGGAACGACTCGAACGTGTTGCCCTTGGTGGCGAGCACGTCGTCTGTCTGCGGCCGGCCGTCCTTTTTCGGGAGATTGAGGTTTGCTTTCCAGTCTTCGGACATTGAGTGTAATTTTGAGGTGGGAAAAAACTTTATGTGCTTGGCCGGGTAAGTTTTGGTTGAAGGGGCACAGGAGCGGACACGAGCTGGCGATTGGCGGGAACGAGACCTTTGCCGTCAAACACAGACCACATACACATGCTGGAGCTCTCTTGCTCATCTTGCGGGCGGCGCGGTCGTATCGCCTGCTGAATCCGCCACACCATTTTGTCACGCTTGCTCAGCGTGCGCTATCTTTTTTTTACACCCCCCACCAAAGCAATCCATCTCCCCTATGCATCTCTTCTATCTAGGAGTCGTCAGACCAGGCAAAAACGGCGCCAAAACGCTGGAACTTGCCGAGGCTAAGGACCTAtcctcgttctcgttcttcCAGCGCTCTTCGGTGGGCCAGTTCATGACTTTCTTTGCTGAAACGATCGCCGAAAGAACAACACCTGGCCAGAGACAGTCTGTGGAAGAAGGCAACTACATCGGCCATGTTTACACCAGGGCAGAGGGTATTTCGGGCGTCATAATATCAGACAAAGACTATCCCATCAGACCAGCATACACTCTCCTGAACAAGATCCTCGACGAGTATATTTCCATCCATCCTCCAAACCAATGGGCCACTGTTGCAGAAAAAACGCCAGACCTCGCTTTCGACAGTCTGGAGCCTTACCTGACAAAATACCAGAACCCGACCGAGGCTGATGCCATCATGAAGgtgcagcaggagctggacgagaccAAGATTGTGCTCCAGAAGAGCATCGAGTCGGTGCTCCAAAGAGGCGAACAGCTGGACTCGCTCGTGGACAAGTCGGAGGCACTCACGGCAAGCTCGCGCACGTTCTACAAACaggccaagaagaccaacagctgctgcgtgATTGTCTGAAGCAGCTTACCCCTTAATCATCGCTGTTGTGAGCAGCGCTGCGCTGCTCGTCATGCCGCGCTTTTGCGCTCGCTCATAACCATCGTTTAACTAATTGAACTAAAGAAAAATTTACTTAGTAATCAGCATGTATTCCTTGTTGTCCCGCACTGCGCTTAGAAGCTCGCGGAATCTCGCGAGACACTCGTCGACCTTTTCGAGACGGCAGTTTTCTGCTGCCGCCCCGGGCGGCGCCGTTGTCGCGCTCGGTTTGGCCGGATTTATCACCTACACTTTTGCCTCTCCGATTTCGATGGAGTCGCCTATCGAcaaggaaaagctggtCGAGAAGGCTGAGAAGCCTGTCGAGACGACTGAGCATGATGACGAGAAGGGAGCCTACGACCCGGAAACGGGAGAGATCAACTGGGATTGCCCTTGTCTTGGAGGTATGGCTCACGGGCCTTGTGGAGAGGAGTTCAAGGCCGCTTTCTCGTGCTTTGTCTACTCCAAGGAGGAGCCTAAGGGAATCGATtgcattgaaaaattcaaggGAATGCAGGAGTGTTTCAAGAAATATCCGGAAGTTTATGCTGAGGAACTGAGAGAGGATGACGAATACGGCCAAGTTCCAGAGGCCCAGGATACCGCGCAAAAAGCGGAGGTTGCCGTCACGGAGGCTGTCgaagctgtttctgagACTGTTTCCGACGTGGCGACGAAGGTTGTCGAGAAAACAGAGGAGTCTGTGGGCCAAATTGCTGAAAAGACCGACGTTTTGGTCCAGTCACCGCAGGCAGCCGATCTCTCGCACAAGGTCGCCGACGCCGTCGAGAGCGCTACTGAGGTGCCTGCCATGGTGATTGAGGAGACTTTGGAGGGTAAATAGACTGTAAATATTAATGTACATAATGTTCCAATTCGTTAAACGCGACGGGCTCGAAGTCTGCACCAGTTTTCGCCCATacgacgtcgtcgtccagataTATCAGAAGACCGCTCTTCATGTTTCTGGTGACGCGATACATAGCCTTTCCTGCCATCAAAGTGGACTCAGGCAGGACGAAAAGGTCGTGCTCCTGACAGTagtcgtccagcagctgtttgagagtAATGGTAATTTTTCTTTGCGGCTTGAAACTGAGGTTTTCCGTGgcctccaccagcttggATAGCGAAGGTTCCCGCTGCGAAACAAAACGGTGTTTTGGCGGGGGAATCATCTGGAGCTGTTGTAGGGAAGTTTTATATAGGAAGTTGAGGTGGTCGAGTGCCAAAACGAGATATTTTTGGAGTCGCGGAAAATGGTAGCATGAAAATAGCCGTGCGTACAGTCGAACCAGAGAGTTGAAAAGGAAGTGGTACTGGTCTCTGGCATCTGGAAGGGAGTAAAATTTGTCGGTCCACGACAGAACAACCTCGTTTTCAAGCAGATagtcgatct
Encoded proteins:
- a CDS encoding ATP-dependent RNA helicase DHH1, producing MSEDWKANLNLPKKDGRPQTDDVLATKGNTFESFHLKRELLMGIFEAGFEKPSPIQEEAIPVALMGRDILARAKNGTGKTAAFVIPTLEKLKPKVNKIQALILVPTRELALQTSQVVKTLGAHLGIQVMVTTGGTSLRDDIMRLHEPVHVLVGTPGRVLDLASRKLAEFDECRMFVMDEADKMLSREFKNIIEQILKFFPQSSSGKGNGYQSLLFSATFPLAVKSFMDQHLYKPYEINLMDELTLKGITQYYAFVEEKQKLHCLNTLFSKLQINQSIIFCNSTNRVELLSKKITELDYSCYYSHAKMPQAARNKVFHEFRQGKVRNLVCSDLLTRGIDIQAVNVVVNFDFPKTAETYLHRIGRSGRFGHFGIAINLINWNDRFNLYKIEQELGTEIKPIPAEIDKSLYVVGQPESIPRPFKLDQLPNGNERNHNRYNGQPTQPQTQKQVEY
- a CDS encoding Mitochondrial intermembrane space import and assembly protein 40, whose protein sequence is MYSLLSRTALRSSRNLARHSSTFSRRQFSAAAPGGAVVALGLAGFITYTFASPISMESPIDKEKLVEKAEKPVETTEHDDEKGAYDPETGEINWDCPCLGGMAHGPCGEEFKAAFSCFVYSKEEPKGIDCIEKFKGMQECFKKYPEVYAEELREDDEYGQVPEAQDTAQKAEVAVTEAVEAVSETVSDVATKVVEKTEESVGQIAEKTDVLVQSPQAADLSHKVADAVESATEVPAMVIEETLEGK
- a CDS encoding SNARE protein YKT6, synaptobrevin/VAMP syperfamily, with the protein product MHLFYLGVVRPGKNGAKTLELAEAKDLSSFSFFQRSSVGQFMTFFAETIAERTTPGQRQSVEEGNYIGHVYTRAEGISGVIISDKDYPIRPAYTLLNKILDEYISIHPPNQWATVAEKTPDLAFDSLEPYLTKYQNPTEADAIMKVQQELDETKIVLQKSIESVLQRGEQLDSLVDKSEALTASSRTFYKQAKKTNSCCVIV